The DNA sequence GTCAGATAGAAACACAGGTacttgactttattttatttgaaactttGTAACCAGCCTGACACAGGAGAGTGAGAAGCAGCTGTGTCCCTTCCCTGCTGTCCTCTCTGGTTGTCTGGCCTACAACAGTCCATCTGTATATTGGAGCAGTGTGCACCCACATTGTTTTGTAGGAAAGGCCTTTAGTCAGAGGCCAGCGCTGTCCCAAAGACAGTTGGTGATTTCCGAAACCCTGTGGTAGCCTAGTCCAGGTCAACTGGCCTTTATTCCCCTTAGAATCTTCCCTTCGGAAGGCAGAGTGGCAAACGAAGGCATCTTTAGTCCAAGCATGTGAACAAGGCTGCTTCAGCTGGGAGCAGACTTGGCAGAGTATATGGATGGGGACCACAGGATGTAAGGCGACCCTGGCTTGATTTACCGCATGCGAATCTTGGACTGGCCAGTAATCATCAGTTCCAAAGGGGTGTATTCCACGGTGACTGGTGAGGCCCAAGACTGCCATGTTGTAGAAATCTGTCCAAATGTTTTTGAATTTCAAGTTGTACATTATGAGAAATATGATATCCCGCCCCCCTCCCACTCCCTCAGCTGGCTTCCAAGGAACCTAATTTCTATCATTCACTCTTATCTTTTGGATCATAAAGAACTTTCCCCAGGATCTAATTGCtgttctttgaaatgtaaacaccCCTGTGAAGGCTGCAGGCCCAGTTAGAGCCCTGACTGAGTCTCCCTTACCTGCTTCTGTGGACACACTTCCTGCCTGAAAACTCTTTTGCAGAAATTCCTGCTGATAATCTAAGAacaattatggtgagggtctctggagaaacttaattaagattttctgtggaagaGGGGGTGCCACTATACCCTGGCAATGCTTGCCACAGTTCCTGCTGAAACCCAGTGGAGGTGACATTCCACAGGACCCTCAATgttccttccccagcccctggcctgaCCCTTCTCTCTGCTGGTGGCCCAGGTGTATCCTCTGACTGGTGAGATCCTCAGGCAGCTGGATGTGAACTGCTCAAAGGCCTCGTGGTTGACCATTTGGTTCATCTTGGGAGGATCCCTCAGAATTGGCAAGTATTGAAAGAAGGACCCCGGCTTGGGACCCACAAGAGCCCTGCTGAGGGTGTCCCCATGTGCTGTGAAACACAGTAGAGGAAAACCTAATATGATGCCCATTATGGTCCCCAAGAGAACTGGGACTGTAGAGGGGATCCCCTACCAAGAAACCCCGCCCAGTCACCCAAACCCAGGACACCACAGATTCTAGCTCCTCCCAAGAGCTCCCCAAATCCAGGAGGGAGCACAGGCTCCAACCCAGGCCTGAGACCACCCCTGTCCTGTGGAAGGTGACCAGTTTCAGCCCTTGTCTCTTGGAGGCCCAGGCTCCTAAGTAGAGGACGGGAAGTGAATGATCAGGTGTCATTTGGAAAGAGTGACACAAAGTCTCCTGGCCCCAGCCTTTGGTCAGCCTTGGGGGAGGGAAGTTCCCTGCACTGTGGGCCTGGGGGTTGAGAGGGTCACCTGGCGACTGAGTCTGTCCCCTCTCCTTACAGAAGAAGCGACTGCTCCCCAACTTGTCCAACCTGAGTCCAGGCAAGCTCCAGTCACCAGTCTCCAGGGTCCTCCAGCTGCCTCCATTGACTGCAGAGATTCCACCTTGTGGGACTCCAGTCTCCCTCAGCATGGGGCTTCTGCTGCCCCTAGAAACTTGACCCCAGGCCTTATGCACCTCCTGTCCTCTTCCACAATAAACTAGCTCTGAAGGGTGCTCGGGTCCCCTCTGTGTGGCCCTGGGAAACAGACAGACTTGATCACAGGCACAGAAATACCAGAGAAAACACTCTGGCCCTGTCTTTTGTGGTCATCTGTGACTTTGCTCCTCACTGCCAGGAGGTCTGAGATCTCCCACCTCATTCTCCCACcccatatttattgagcacctactgtgtggtGTTCACTGGGATCCAAAGAGTCCATTATAGAGAAAGGGTGACAGAGTGGAAATGTAGACACACTGGTGCCAAAGACACCTGACTTCAGATTTGATTCAGCCTCCCTAGGAGTTCCTTGAGGTATAGACCCCTCAGGACACGGTGACCAGTGAGTCCCCAGCACCCCACGATGTGAGCTCAGTCCAGGTTCAGGGTTAAACGAGTGGAAGATCCTGGTCTCAGGACTCACCAGCTCTGTTTGGGAAACCGCATTCTGCCTTTTTCCTCATCATCTGCAAAATGGTAATTAACATCTtgcaggaggaggagccagggagcCCTGGCACTGCTGGTGGGAGGGAAAGCAGACCGCCCCGCCCCCTGGACCCTGAGATCAGCTACAGCCagacacaccccccacacacccgCCCTGAGACTCCAGTTCCCCTGGGAGCAATGAATGCGCATGCGCACTGAAGGAAAGGAGGCCCCTGGCCCTGAGCTCCCAGCAGCCCCCAATTACCACTCCCCAAAGCCCACAAAAGAACCAACAAAACGCCTAATGACCTGGTGGGACAGCGACTCCCTGATACCCTCAGTAGCAGTGAAGCCACCTCCAGCTTCCCACAGCCACACGGAGGAGCCTCATAAACGTAAAATCACGTGAACGTCGCCAGACACGGAGATGAGAGGGGACACCTCCCAGGGACACGAAGCTGCAAAACTGCGAAACTGACCCAGGACACCCACGGCCAAGACAGTGGTCACCTGAGGGTGGGGGTCAGCCACCAGGATTGCTTCGGAGCGCTGTCCCAGTCTGACTCTAGACCTGGGTCCTGGGTACGGGAGGGGCCTTCAGTCCTGAAGACTCTGAACTCCTCCTGTGTGCGGCGAGTTTTTCTTGGGTATAACGGAGATTCATGATTTTTAGGATAAACATTTAGCAAAAGTTCCCTCCGGGAAGAGGACATGGAAATTCATTTATAATCGGCTCAGCGGGGGGTAGGGGGATGGGAAGTTTTCATCCAATGTCATTTATTCATTGCTAATTCCTTGGCTACCATCTATTCAATTATTAAATATTGATTCCCACAGGGTCCacggtacaggcctgtaatcccagcagcctagaggctgaagcaagaggactgggaattcaaagccagcctcagcaacttagccaggccctaagcaactcaatgagaccctgtctctaaataagatataaaaaagcgctggggatgtgtctcagtggttaagtgcctgggttcgatgcctggtaccaaaacaaaacaaaaaattcccaCACTCATAGATGCTCTGAAGCTTCAGCACCTCTCTCCGAATCTGCTCCTAAGGTGGCAGGTTTTGCAGGTCAAGAGCTGCTTTCCTAGTTCAAGACTTgagcctctcctcccctctctttctccatctgcAAAGTCTCCAATGGCCCAGGTGGAGGAGAGGTGTGCCTGAGGCTTCTTTTGGGGAAGAGCAGATTTCCAGGGCGGGGATTGTGCCTCAGTGTTAAGGCACTTGCccaggatgtgtgaggcactgggtttgattctcagcaccacctataaataaatgaatgaaataaagcccatcaacatctaaaaatatatattaaaagaaaaactcactTCCCACTTCAACTGGGATTGTGAGTCCCTGGCACATGGCCAAAATCTCAGCAGGTGTTAGCTGTTGGCATTTTTAATTGCAGTTATTTTCTGGTGAGTTGAGGTCTAACTGTGCCATGTGCTCTCTGGGTCATGTGTCCCcactgggtctcagtttcttcctccCAAAAGGAGGAAcagtcccctccccctcccaggttCTGATGAGGATGTGCAGTCACATGACTATCAGGCACCAGGGGCTCAGAAAATGGAAGAACCCCAGGCAGGAACGGAGAGACCCCCAGAGATGGAGAAGTCTGATGCAGTTTACACTTGACATTGAAGGAGTAGGAATAGTTCCCcaattagagaaaaaagaatccgaccagggaaggaaaggggacaaGAGATGACACTGACGTCCCTTCCTGGGCTCTAACTGGCTGCCCTGTCTGGAGCTCCTAACATGATCTTCCAGGTCACCTGGGAGCGTGGGTCCCTAACCTCAGCTCTGTGCATGAAACCACGAAGTCTTGAGTAAAAGCCCATCTCACGTTTTTCTGTTTAACTTGTGAACCAAATTGCTGAACTGACTCACCTGCTAATGTGattggcaattattttttttggagAGCCCTGAAAGATACCACCTGATTGAAGAATTCTCAATTAAGTTCTAAAGAAATCTCCCATTTGCTGATCCCCAAGCTATAAAAGAGGCTGCCTCCCAGGCAGAAGCCCtcaggagggggagaggaggccaAGACTCAGTGCTGAGACCTCACGAAGTCCAGGTGAGACGTGTCCCCCCCACTGCCCTCCCCCCCCACTGCTCTGGGTGACAGGGATGCCAGCTTCCTCACTGTGGGACAGAAACTGGCAGACTGCACTTAGGGTCATTGGGGGGGACCTTGGAAACAGAACTGGCCAAGTTCATGGGCTGGGAATGGCCACTCTGCTTCCCTAAGAGACCAGCAGTGCTGATGGGAAATCAGGCTCCAACACCCTCAGTCAGGAGCCCCAGGGCAGGAATTTGACTTGGGGTTGTCAGTGTGGTCTGAGATGCTCACTGTGGGCAGGTGACTCCTGATATTAGGTGACTTGCAAGGGTATCCACAACCAGACCAAAGAGCCATCCGCTTAGCAGGGAGGTGACAAAGTAGTTAGGTGCTCCAGTCACTGGCAAATTGAAGTCTTCATTTGCTGGGTCTGAAGAGCAGGAACTGGGCTGGGGAGGCTCTGAGGCAGAGCGCTCTCCTAGCGTggacgaggccctgggttccatcccagcactgcagaaaggTCGGTGGAATTCCTCAGAGGAGGTGGAACTAGGAACTCCTTAAGTGAGCCCAGCTGCTGagtaaatcttttttatttatatatgacagcagaatgcattacaattcttattatatatataaagcacaatttttcatatctctggttgtacacaaagtatattcacaccagttcatgtcttcatacttttactttggataataatgaccatcacattccaccatcatgtctaaccccatgcccctcccttcccctcccacccctctgccctgtctagagttcctctattcctacCATgatccctctccctaccccactatgaatcagcctccttatatcaaacatttggcctttggttttttggaatttgctcacttagtattatcttctctatccatttgcctgcaaatgccatgattttattctcttttactgctgagtaatattccattttgtaaatatgccacatttttttaaccattcatctactgaggggcatctaggttggttccacagttcagctattgtgaattgtgctgctataaataatgctgtggctgtgtccctgtagtatgctgtttttaagtcctttgggtatagaccaaggagagggatagctgggtcaaatggtggttccattcccaattttccaagaaatctccataatgctttccagattggctgcaccaatttgcagtcccccaacagtgtgtgagtgtgcctgaGTAAATCTGATGGTCCCTTAAATAGAGGCCTGGAGGTCAGGCAGAGCTGCTTCAAACCCTGTCTCTACTTCAGTTCCAAGAGCTCACTGTATCTGTAACCTTGGGGACATTGGGGGAAGTTACCTGTGGTCACTAGGTTTGTGTATCCTCACCTGTACAAGTGAAAGGGGCTCCTGTCTCAGGAGATACTGAAGATGGAATCAGTCACCCAGGGTACAGCCATCAACCTGTCACCTGGCACAGAGAAAACGCCCAGCAGTCTAGCCATTACTGCTGATCACCTCCCGGTGCTCTGGGAGGAGACCACTTTGTGCCACATTAAACTCATTCTGTCCACAGACACCAAGAGATGTTTCACACTGGGGGCCTCGTTGTCTTCTGTGGGCTGCTGGCCCAGGTCACAGCCCAGCTCGCAGGCCTGCCCGTGCCGCTGGACCCAGGCCTGCCCGAGCCCCTGGACCCGACTCTGTCTTTGGATCTGACTCCAgtcctggattcaaatcccataGATCTTGCTGGAAGCTTGAGGGATGGTAAGTCTGTGATGGCCTCTGTCACAGGTGTGCATAAACAACACCCCATCTGGTAGGAGAAGGGGCACGATGAGTAGGGGAGGGTGCCTGAGGGCCTGGAGATGACAGAGGTGACCCTCAGAGGCCCTTCTACTCATTTCCAGCTCTCAGCAAAGGCCTGCTCTTTGGGGGTCTGCTGGACATTCTGGAAAGCCTCCCGCTTTTGAACATCCTGAAGCCTGGAGGGGGCACTTCTGGTGGCCTGGTTGGCCTTTTCGGAAAACTggcttcctctctctccatcctgaACAACATCCTCTCGTGAGTTGACCCACAATATGGCCTTGGTCCCCAAAGCAGTTGAGATCTGCCAGCCCCAGGTGGCAGCCCTGAGGGAGGGGCGGTGGCCTGAGCCTGGAGCTGGGACTCAGTCTGGCAGGGACACTGGCCCTCTTCTCCAGTCCCTGAAGCACGTCCAAGCACCATCTGAGGGTCCTCAGGACAACCCCTCAAGGTCAGCTTAATGATGCCCAGTTCTCAGATGGGGACATGAGCACAGGGTCAGGCCTGAGCTCACTCAACGAGACGCAGAGCAAGGAATGTCACTCTAACCTGAGTCCAGAGCCCAGCCCTTCTCCTCTGCACCACAGCCatctccgcccccccccccccagaacacAGTGGCCTTTGATGGAGGCAGGAGAACATCAGCTCCCACCTCCATGGTGTCATCAGTGACACTAACAGAGCCAGGCGGTGTCTGTGGAAAGTTCTGAAGTGGTGCTTTCCAGGGGACGCCCCAGAGCTCACTGAGCCAGAAGCACTAGGGTGTCTGTGAGCGGCCACAGCCTGGGCCTGGATGGGACTGGGTCAAAGCCATTGCCAAGGATCTGGCTCTGGCTCCCTGACTGGCAGAGAGACAGACTTAAGATTGAGTGATTCAGGCCCACAGACGTTGGTGCAGACTTACCACTATtcccaccatccatccattcgtccgtccatccatctgtccagcCAAGCTTTCCTTCCTTTGACCCCTTCCtctgccacccacccacccacatatccatccacccaccttcCCATCCACCCACAAGGGCAGCCCCTTCCTTGGTAAGTCCCTGAGCTGGCACAGAGCAGGCCACCAACCCTGACAATGTCCCCTCCTGGACGACCTCATAGACCTGAGAAGAAGAGGGCGTCATACATGTCAGGATCCAATCTTGGCAGAGGCTGGGAGAAGTGCTTTGAGGCTCAGCACCCGGGTGGCTCTGGCTACAAGACTCCCACATTGTCTCCCGAGGTCCCTGtgggcagctcctcctcccttgGATGGCCTCTGGGGTTGAAGGTGGTGTCCAGGTTGGAGGCTTGAGGAGCTGATGTTTCTCTCTCTGATGTTGCACCCTGGACAGCATCAAGGTCACCAATCCCCAGCTGTTGGAACTCAGTTATGTGCAGAGCCAcagcacccatggcctctacATCACCATCCCGCTAGGCATGATACTTAAAGTGAATACGTGAGTAGGTCCCCAGGGTGGAAGGAAAGGTGGCTAGCCAGGAGGACCCAGAGGTCTCTGGGAAGGCACCAGGGGGTGGGAGTGCAACGACCTGAGCCTCCGTCTGCAGCTCATTTGCCACTCTGCCAAGCAACCTTGGGGGCCGTGGGAACGCACTTGACCTCTGTGAGCCTTGGGTCTCCTGGGGAAAGTGAGCTGCGTGCACCTGTGGGCAAGGTGGGGTCAGGTGAGGCTCACGTGcctgaagaagaggaaaaaccACCTGCACTGTGGAATGTGGAGGCAGATGCCATCAGGGTTCCCTCCTCTCCAGGGGCCTGGTGGGAAGTCTGCTGGAGCTGGACGTGAAGCTCAACATCACTTCGGAACTCTTGGTTGTGAAAGACAATGAGGGGAAGAGCCACCTGGTGCTTGGTGACTGCACCCATTCTCCTGGCAGCCTGCGGATCTCCCTGCTTAACAGGTAAGGCCGAAGGCTGATGCTCTGCCCCCGAGGAACAGAGTGgaatggtgggtggatgggtggaaaGATGGAATGATGGGaaaatggaagaggaagaggatggcAGGGAGGATGGATAAGTAGATGGTGGGGaaatggtgggtgggtggaggagaggtgggtgggtgggtgacgAATGGATGACTAACAGAAGGATGGTGTTTAGATGGCTAAACGTGTGGAGGGAAcgatggatgggtggacagatgTATGGAC is a window from the Urocitellus parryii isolate mUroPar1 chromosome 6, mUroPar1.hap1, whole genome shotgun sequence genome containing:
- the LOC113178277 gene encoding BPI fold-containing family A member 1 encodes the protein MFHTGGLVVFCGLLAQVTAQLAGLPVPLDPGLPEPLDPTLSLDLTPVLDSNPIDLAGSLRDALSKGLLFGGLLDILESLPLLNILKPGGGTSGGLVGLFGKLASSLSILNNILSIKVTNPQLLELSYVQSHSTHGLYITIPLGMILKVNTGLVGSLLELDVKLNITSELLVVKDNEGKSHLVLGDCTHSPGSLRISLLNSFFAPFPIQDLVDNLTGILNKVLPELVQGKVCRLVNGVLEKLDIPLVHEIIRVRNLPCSPPNKTAPLLHQGVLCCFSIM